A section of the Nitrospira sp. genome encodes:
- the uvrA gene encoding excinuclease ABC subunit A yields the protein MGRHHVPNRHKPSPDLGELIVEGARQNNLKNVSVRIPHDKVTAITGISGSGKSSLAFDTLFAEGQWRYVESLSTYARMFLEKVDRPDVDRLTNVRPAIAIEQTNPVRTARSTVGTATEMADLLRLLFAKVGKPVCPDCTQEARGHHPGSVADDLLARFLDNRALILFPVKDLGPGHDRALIDSLLTRGFVRLKCGNELIDLQPGTVLPGTARSDLHVVIDRLVLRSDNRNRIVEAVETAFHEGDGICCAEVIGQGLQTYSTKFRCQSCGRAFEPPRPILFSFNHPLGACPECKGYGNILKYDEDLVIPNRNLSLADGAIEPWSKPGTDWWQKQLLLSMKRLNVSLTTPYAKLTEAERALLWKGDKKFDGINDFFEALEKKRYKLHVRVFLSRYRSPFSCPTCHGSRLKPDALFVKVLGRDIHEITSLTIREAADWIETLSLPAFEAGAAQDILRLLKRKLSFLLRVGLGYLTLSRQTKTLSGGEAQRIMLANQLGARLVGTLYVLDEPTIGLHARDTATLAGILRDLADSGNTVVVVEHDRQMIQAADHVIEMGPRSGEHGGKIVCAAPYKQFLASAQPITSRYLRGEETIPVPRVRRPGNGKFLSLAGAREHNLKDLNVRFPLGMLICVTGVSGSGKSTLVEDTLYRAVARAFKIDSLPMGRFSAIKGLEYLRSVRLINQEPIGRTPRSNPITYLKAFDDIRSLFANTQGARAAGLTSAHFSFNTPGGRCERCEGNGYEKLEMYFFEDLYATCEACNGRRFSQAVLKVKYRDKTIHDVLSLTVDEAVSFFSGSPRLGEKLHLLSSIGLGYLRLGQPATTLSGGEAQRLKIAAELKDRSARDVLYVMDEPTTGLHLDDIKKLLAVLGKLVDAGHTVVVVEHNLDVIKTADWIIDLGPEGGERGGRILVEGRPEEVAQAADSQTGQFLRPLLAEKASAEVRA from the coding sequence ATGGGGAGACACCACGTGCCCAACAGGCATAAGCCCTCCCCTGACTTGGGCGAGCTGATCGTCGAGGGCGCTCGGCAGAACAATCTCAAAAACGTCTCCGTCCGCATTCCGCACGACAAAGTGACGGCCATCACTGGCATCTCTGGGTCTGGAAAATCCTCGCTGGCTTTCGATACGCTCTTCGCGGAGGGTCAGTGGCGCTACGTGGAATCGCTCTCCACCTACGCCCGCATGTTTTTGGAAAAGGTGGATCGCCCAGACGTGGATCGGCTGACTAACGTCCGGCCGGCCATTGCCATCGAGCAAACAAATCCCGTCCGGACAGCCCGTTCGACAGTCGGCACGGCCACAGAAATGGCTGATCTATTGCGGCTCTTGTTTGCCAAGGTCGGCAAGCCGGTCTGTCCGGATTGTACACAAGAGGCGCGGGGCCACCACCCCGGCTCGGTTGCTGACGATCTCCTGGCGCGTTTCCTCGACAACCGCGCCCTGATCCTGTTCCCCGTGAAAGACCTCGGGCCAGGGCACGATCGCGCGCTGATCGATTCGCTGTTGACGAGAGGATTCGTTCGCCTCAAGTGCGGCAACGAACTGATTGATTTGCAGCCAGGGACAGTTCTGCCCGGCACGGCGCGGTCGGATTTGCATGTCGTGATCGACCGCTTGGTGCTACGATCCGATAACCGCAATCGGATCGTCGAGGCAGTCGAAACAGCCTTTCACGAGGGCGACGGCATCTGCTGCGCTGAGGTGATCGGGCAAGGCCTGCAAACTTACAGCACCAAATTCCGCTGCCAATCTTGCGGGCGCGCCTTCGAACCGCCCCGCCCGATCCTCTTTTCGTTTAACCATCCGCTCGGCGCCTGCCCGGAATGCAAGGGCTACGGGAACATCCTAAAGTACGACGAAGACCTCGTCATTCCTAACCGTAACCTCTCGCTGGCCGATGGCGCCATCGAACCCTGGAGCAAACCGGGCACGGACTGGTGGCAGAAGCAGCTGCTGCTGTCTATGAAACGGCTCAACGTGAGCCTCACCACGCCCTACGCGAAATTGACTGAGGCTGAACGAGCGCTTCTCTGGAAGGGCGATAAGAAATTCGACGGCATTAACGATTTCTTCGAGGCTCTAGAGAAGAAACGCTACAAGCTTCACGTGCGAGTCTTTTTGAGCCGCTACCGGAGTCCGTTTTCGTGCCCCACCTGCCACGGGAGCCGGCTTAAACCGGATGCGCTCTTTGTAAAAGTCTTAGGACGAGATATCCATGAGATCACCAGCCTGACAATCCGCGAGGCCGCCGATTGGATTGAAACACTCTCCCTGCCCGCTTTTGAAGCCGGGGCAGCGCAGGACATCCTGCGCCTGCTCAAGAGGAAGCTCAGCTTTCTGCTCCGCGTAGGGCTGGGCTATCTCACGCTCTCGCGGCAGACCAAGACACTCTCCGGCGGCGAAGCGCAGCGCATCATGCTGGCCAACCAATTGGGTGCGCGGCTGGTGGGGACGCTGTACGTGTTGGATGAGCCAACCATCGGTCTCCACGCGCGCGACACGGCCACGCTGGCCGGCATCCTGCGCGATCTCGCCGACAGCGGCAACACGGTTGTGGTCGTGGAGCATGACCGGCAGATGATCCAGGCAGCCGACCACGTGATCGAGATGGGACCACGGTCTGGCGAGCACGGCGGAAAGATCGTCTGCGCTGCGCCCTACAAACAGTTCCTCGCTAGCGCGCAGCCGATCACCAGCCGCTACCTGCGCGGCGAGGAGACGATTCCGGTTCCTCGCGTGCGCCGACCCGGCAACGGTAAATTCCTGAGCCTTGCCGGCGCGCGCGAGCACAACCTGAAAGACCTCAACGTCCGGTTCCCGCTTGGCATGCTGATCTGTGTGACCGGCGTGTCCGGCTCAGGCAAGAGCACGCTCGTGGAGGACACGCTCTACCGTGCCGTTGCCCGCGCCTTCAAAATCGATTCACTGCCCATGGGCCGATTCAGCGCCATCAAGGGGTTGGAATATCTGCGCAGCGTGCGGCTCATCAACCAGGAGCCGATCGGCCGCACGCCGCGTTCGAACCCCATCACCTATTTGAAGGCCTTCGACGACATCCGCTCGCTGTTCGCCAACACCCAGGGCGCGCGAGCCGCTGGCCTGACCAGCGCGCATTTTTCCTTCAACACGCCGGGTGGCCGGTGCGAGCGCTGTGAAGGTAACGGCTACGAAAAGCTGGAAATGTATTTCTTTGAGGACCTCTACGCGACCTGCGAGGCCTGCAATGGGCGGCGGTTTAGCCAGGCCGTGCTCAAGGTGAAATACCGTGACAAGACGATCCACGATGTGCTCAGCCTGACGGTGGACGAAGCGGTGTCGTTTTTCTCCGGCTCGCCGAGGCTGGGCGAGAAGCTACATCTCTTGTCTTCGATCGGGCTGGGGTACCTGCGCCTCGGCCAACCGGCGACGACGCTCTCGGGCGGTGAAGCACAGCGGCTGAAGATCGCGGCGGAGTTGAAAGATAGGAGCGCTCGCGACGTGCTCTACGTCATGGACGAGCCGACGACGGGACTGCACCTGGACGACATCAAAAAGCTGCTCGCCGTGCTCGGCAAGCTGGTGGATGCCGGGCATACGGTGGTTGTGGTGGAGCACAATCTCGACGTGATCAAGACTGCTGACTGGATCATCGATCTGGGACCGGAAGGCGGCGAGCGCGGAGGCCGGATCCTGGTGGAAGGCCGGCCTGAGGAGGTGGCGCAGGCCGCGGACTCACAGACGGGACAGTTTCTGCGACCGCTGCTCGCAGAAAAGGCTTCGGCTGAGGTGCGGGCTTAG
- a CDS encoding YqgE/AlgH family protein — translation MEVSLGKGIFLVAAPSLRDPNFRQTVVLLCEHGSQGALGVVVNRPTAIHLTEALPQVPVIEGQRHLLFSGGPVQPNHVLILYRTGKGPDNTHHVFDGVYMGGDMAALETLLTVPGVAGSFRAYIGYSGWAPGQLENEMRTNSWITLPADPSIVFEKDPGVIWADIMKSLGSGYEMYAAMPADPSLN, via the coding sequence ATGGAAGTGTCCCTCGGGAAAGGCATCTTTCTGGTCGCAGCGCCGTCGCTGCGCGACCCCAATTTCCGCCAGACGGTGGTGCTGCTCTGCGAACACGGCTCGCAGGGCGCACTGGGCGTCGTAGTCAACCGGCCGACCGCCATCCATTTGACCGAGGCGCTGCCCCAAGTTCCCGTCATCGAGGGCCAGCGGCATCTGCTCTTTTCCGGCGGGCCGGTGCAGCCCAACCATGTATTGATTCTCTATCGAACGGGGAAGGGCCCCGACAACACGCACCACGTTTTCGACGGCGTGTACATGGGCGGGGACATGGCGGCACTGGAAACACTACTGACGGTCCCCGGCGTGGCCGGGTCGTTCCGAGCCTACATCGGTTATTCAGGATGGGCGCCGGGGCAGTTGGAAAACGAAATGAGGACCAATTCCTGGATCACACTGCCGGCGGATCCTTCGATCGTTTTTGAAAAGGACCCGGGCGTGATTTGGGCCGACATCATGAAATCCCTTGGCAGCGGGTATGAAATGTACGCCGCCATGCCGGCGGATCCGAGCCTCAATTAA
- a CDS encoding acyltransferase, whose protein sequence is MKVGYCQFKPEFGNVAHNLDRVARLLAKVRCDLMVLPELFASGYQFVSKAEVADLAEPIHGGRTTARLCEIARARRMHIVAGLPEEAAGRYYNAAVLVGPSGVLGSYRKTHLFFEETKFFSPGDSGFKVWNIGPTVIGVMVCFDWFYPEAARTLALQGAHIICHPSNLVLPHCPASMPVRCLENRVFSITANRIGSERRGGKNRLTYIGQSEIVGPRGNILKRAPAKREQVAVVEIDPKEARDKSLNKYNDLLRDRRPELYRA, encoded by the coding sequence ATGAAAGTTGGCTATTGCCAGTTCAAACCGGAATTCGGCAACGTAGCGCACAATCTGGACCGCGTCGCGCGCCTACTTGCCAAAGTCCGGTGTGATCTGATGGTCCTGCCAGAGCTCTTCGCATCCGGCTATCAGTTTGTCTCCAAAGCTGAAGTGGCAGACCTGGCCGAGCCGATCCACGGCGGCCGGACAACCGCGCGCCTCTGCGAAATCGCACGTGCCCGGCGCATGCACATCGTGGCCGGATTGCCGGAGGAGGCCGCCGGTCGCTATTACAACGCTGCCGTGCTCGTCGGGCCGTCGGGCGTGCTGGGCAGCTACCGAAAGACGCATCTATTTTTCGAAGAAACGAAGTTTTTCTCGCCGGGTGATTCGGGCTTTAAGGTGTGGAACATCGGTCCGACCGTCATCGGCGTGATGGTCTGCTTCGACTGGTTCTACCCGGAGGCGGCCCGCACCCTGGCGTTGCAGGGCGCCCACATCATCTGCCACCCGTCCAATTTGGTCCTGCCGCATTGCCCAGCTTCGATGCCCGTGCGCTGCCTGGAGAACCGTGTCTTCAGCATCACCGCCAACCGCATCGGCTCGGAACGGCGGGGCGGAAAAAACCGGCTGACCTATATCGGTCAGAGCGAGATCGTTGGTCCCCGTGGAAACATTCTCAAGCGGGCGCCGGCCAAGCGGGAGCAGGTGGCCGTGGTGGAGATCGATCCAAAAGAGGCCCGCGACAAATCGCTCAATAAGTATAATGATCTCCTGCGGGACCGCCGGCCGGAATTGTATCGGGCATAA
- a CDS encoding metal-binding protein SmbP codes for MKILMGWMMAGVAVVVLSAPAFAGNKHVEEAVTHAKAAVEHGKQGHADVALKHAEEALMHANGAQKDMKNGHLDEGVKHLTEAVKHGKMGHADAIAEHAQGAVTHLSEVK; via the coding sequence ATGAAGATATTGATGGGATGGATGATGGCTGGCGTGGCCGTGGTGGTGCTGAGCGCCCCTGCCTTTGCCGGAAACAAACATGTGGAGGAGGCCGTCACTCATGCCAAGGCTGCGGTGGAGCATGGCAAGCAGGGCCATGCGGATGTAGCACTGAAGCATGCGGAGGAGGCCCTGATGCATGCCAATGGCGCTCAGAAGGACATGAAGAACGGACATCTGGACGAAGGGGTGAAGCATCTGACCGAAGCCGTCAAGCATGGTAAGATGGGCCATGCGGATGCAATTGCCGAGCATGCCCAAGGCGCGGTGACGCACCTGTCCGAAGTAAAGTAG
- a CDS encoding sulfurtransferase produces the protein MRGVRNTGVDRLMMHPYLIDTATLDQNLGRTGLVIIDVRGKSAYAFGGHIPGAVNATWHDFSDPNAAAKSLLDSDTSRLEKKLCALGISDDSDVVIYSNPFDNWGDEGRMFWMLQYLGHQKLKILDGGWVKWTKEQRRYEHFPVTPQPGTFTVKPNRDLIIDKEELKQIVRRPHPETAIADARSLEEYAGKEISGIPRAGHIPGALSVSWNAFLNPDATLKEIGAIQAGLADRGLDPAQEVVCYCTGGVRSSWLYVVLKLAGFGKVRNYPGSWWEWSRDFAAPVEKDAKLLYKIVGTEDRKPS, from the coding sequence ATGAGGGGAGTACGGAACACAGGAGTTGATCGCCTTATGATGCATCCCTATCTCATCGACACGGCCACGCTCGATCAGAATCTCGGGCGCACGGGACTGGTCATCATCGACGTGCGCGGCAAATCCGCCTATGCCTTCGGCGGGCACATCCCAGGCGCGGTGAACGCCACGTGGCACGACTTCAGCGATCCCAACGCGGCGGCTAAGAGCCTGCTCGACTCCGACACGAGCCGGCTGGAGAAAAAACTCTGCGCGCTTGGTATCAGCGACGACAGCGACGTGGTGATCTACTCCAATCCCTTCGACAACTGGGGCGACGAAGGGCGCATGTTTTGGATGCTCCAGTATCTCGGCCACCAGAAGCTCAAAATTCTGGACGGGGGCTGGGTCAAATGGACGAAGGAGCAGCGCCGGTACGAGCATTTCCCGGTGACGCCCCAACCGGGTACCTTCACGGTGAAACCCAACCGGGACCTGATCATCGACAAGGAGGAACTCAAACAGATCGTCCGCCGGCCGCACCCGGAGACCGCTATTGCGGATGCCCGTAGTCTGGAGGAATATGCCGGCAAGGAAATCTCCGGTATCCCTCGCGCCGGCCACATCCCTGGTGCACTCAGTGTCTCGTGGAACGCCTTTTTGAATCCGGACGCCACGCTCAAGGAGATAGGGGCAATCCAGGCCGGGCTAGCCGACCGGGGACTGGATCCAGCACAGGAAGTGGTTTGCTACTGTACCGGAGGAGTGCGCTCGTCCTGGCTCTACGTCGTGCTGAAGTTGGCTGGGTTTGGGAAGGTCCGAAACTATCCGGGATCCTGGTGGGAATGGAGCCGGGACTTTGCTGCCCCCGTCGAGAAGGATGCGAAATTGCTCTATAAAATCGTGGGCACAGAGGATCGCAAGCCGTCTTGA